The following are from one region of the Amedibacterium intestinale genome:
- the phoU gene encoding phosphate signaling complex protein PhoU codes for MVKIDKELDTMEANVMKMARQVISMHEKVVEVLENPDREMELEIMQADDIINHMEEEVNDQAVRSLALLSPVASDLRKVVADIKIASELERIGDYAKNVAKYLLKQDAQFPHVLEYAQQMEKYMINMLQETMKAYEERNVESAFEIVKRDQYLNQLVKEIRARLKEESGENLIEDVFVVSGMLRNIERAGDHIKNICEHIIYMMKGQHYDFG; via the coding sequence ATGGTAAAAATTGATAAAGAACTGGATACAATGGAAGCCAATGTCATGAAAATGGCAAGACAGGTAATTAGCATGCATGAAAAAGTAGTGGAAGTATTGGAAAATCCAGATCGTGAAATGGAACTTGAAATCATGCAGGCAGATGACATCATCAACCACATGGAAGAAGAAGTAAACGATCAGGCAGTACGCTCTTTGGCTCTTCTTTCTCCAGTCGCAAGCGATTTAAGAAAAGTTGTGGCAGATATTAAAATTGCATCTGAATTGGAACGTATTGGAGATTATGCGAAAAATGTAGCAAAATACTTATTGAAACAAGATGCGCAGTTCCCTCATGTCTTGGAATATGCACAGCAGATGGAAAAATATATGATCAATATGCTGCAGGAAACAATGAAAGCTTATGAAGAGCGTAATGTGGAAAGTGCATTTGAAATTGTAAAACGTGATCAGTATCTCAATCAGCTGGTAAAAGAAATACGAGCAAGATTAAAAGAAGAATCTGGAGAAAATTTGATTGAAGATGTATTTGTAGTAAGTGGTATGTTACGAAATATTGAAAGAGCAGGAGATCATATTAAAAATATCTGCGAACATATCATTTATATGATGAAGGGGCAGCATTACGACTTTGGTTAA